In one Tripterygium wilfordii isolate XIE 37 chromosome 22, ASM1340144v1, whole genome shotgun sequence genomic region, the following are encoded:
- the LOC119990621 gene encoding DNA-directed RNA polymerase III subunit RPC7-like isoform X1, which translates to MAGRGFGRGGRGFGRGMGHPRAPQKPVELFPKLEVGLPDKEVFDIESKSAIQLVLGSVRLRNYWSSSPYYLEETSSKEQSTDIERFCDRGKPKTTGKRDSITQFLQLNSQNFPRELIGGSNRERPSKRVRWNPDTDLQKLDLLEQMEQKNEGQEKGEKEKKEGEDEGDDDEDAQEAEEEFSDDGDYNQVPTENLGCVFQMMLLEYQAITWQSKTAWTFYIMGNFDFDDDEDDFNMDDRGDDEPFY; encoded by the exons ATGGCAGGGAGAGGATTCGGACGTGGAGGGAGGGGATTCGGACGTGGTATGGGCCATCCACGGGCACCCCAAAAACCTGTTGAGCTCTTCCCT AAGCTGGAAGTTGGGTTACCTGATAAAGAAGTCTTTGATATAGAGAGTAAGTCAGCAATTCAGTTGGTACTTGGCAGTGTAAGGCTACGAAATTATTGGAGCTCTTCTCCTTATTATCTCGAGGAGACTTCCTCAAAGG AGCAAAGCACGGACATAGAAAGATTTTGTGACCGGGGGAAACCAAAGACTACAGGAAAGCGTGATTCGATAACTCAATTCCTACAGCTTAATTCTCAGAATTTTCCCAGAGAACTTATTGGAG GTTCAAACAGGGAACGACCTTCTAAAAGAGTACGGTGGAATCCAGACACAG ACCTGCAGAAGTTGGATCTACTTGAACAAATGGAACAGAAGAATGAG GGCCAAGAGAAAggtgaaaaggagaagaaagaaggtgaagatgaaggtgatgatgatgaagatgcacAAGAAGCAGAGGAGGAATTCAGTGATGATGGAGATTATAATCAGGTTCCCACTGAAAACCTTGGATGTGTATTTCAGATGATGTTGCTCGAGTATCAAGCTATAACTTGGCAGTCAAAAACAGCATGGACTTTTTACATTATGGGA AATTTTGATTTCGATGATGACGAAGATGATTTCAACATGGATGATCGAGGTGATG ATGAACCTTTTTATTGA
- the LOC119990533 gene encoding auxin-responsive protein IAA2-like — MDCCSNNGKACPNLIDLIPKERVWLVKRDEKRVHGSSEEKNLELKLGPPGVQDWSRKNSSRNSNKERENEKSINLSLGYFSSMTNNNNNGNLTHKFSSSENLSSPWSTKGSFLQFPSTTQQSLPVMVKESSQSQPCCTKVVELQSAENKAFSPVPANTAVPNSSQKRSAPGPVVGWPPIRSFRRNLASSSSSKASPDPQNGVPSKKIASEKQVESCNKGLFVKINMDGIPIGRKVDLKAYDSYEKLSKAVDELFGGLLAAQKDSSATGIMNTEEEEKPITGILEGSGEYTLVYEDNEGDRMLVGDVPWHMFVSMVKRLRVLKSSDVSSLSLASGKLDRRTKMDSAALK; from the exons ATGGATTGTTGTTCAAACAATGGTAAAGCTTGTCCTAATCTGATAGATTTGATTCCCAAAGAGAGGGTGTGGCTTGTGAAGAGAGATGAAAAGCGAGTCCATGGGTCCTCTGAGGAGAAAAACCTTGAACTAAAGCTTGGTCCCCCAGGTGTTCAAGACTGGTCCAGGAAGAATTCCTCAAGAAACAGcaacaaagaaagagagaatgagaagTCAATTAATCTCTCTCTTGGCTACTTCTCTTCCATGACAAATAACAACAACAATGGGAACCTAACACATAAGTTCTCTTCCTCTGAAAATTTGTCATCTCCATGGTCTACAAAGGGTTCTTTTCTTCAGTTTCCATCTACAACCCAACAAAGCTTGCCTGTCATGGTGAAGGAATCCTCACAGTCACAGCCCTGTTGTACCAAAGTGGTAGAATTGCAGTCTGCAGAAAATAAGGCTTTTTCACCAGTACCTGCAAATACAGCTGTGCCCAACAGCTCCCAGAAAAG AAGTGCCCCTGGTCCAGTTGTGGGATGGCCTCCAATCCGTTCATTTAGGAGAAATCTTGCAAGCAGCAGctcttcaaaagcatctcctGATCCTCAAAATGGAGTCCCAAGCAAGAAGATTGCCAGTGAAAAACAAGTTGAAAGTTGCAACAAAGGTCTGTTTGTGAAGATTAACATGGATGGAATCCCAATTGGAAGGAAAGTGGATCTCAAAGCCTATGACAGCTATGAGAAACTTTCAAAAGCTGTTGATGAACTCTTTGGAGGCCTTCTTGCAG CTCAAAAAGACTCCTCTGCTACTGGAATAATGAACACTGAGGAGGAAGAGAAACCAATTACTGGCATATTGGAAGGAAGCGGCGAATATACTCTTGTTTATGAGGATAATGAAGGAGACAGGATGCTTGTTGGGGATGTCCCATGGCA CATGTTTGTGTCTATGGTGAAGAGGCTGCGTGTTTTGAAGAGTTCTGACGTCTCTTCCTTAAGCC TTGCAAGTGGAAAGCTAGACAGGAGAACTAAAATGGATTCAGCAGCCttgaaatga
- the LOC119990621 gene encoding DNA-directed RNA polymerase III subunit RPC7-like isoform X2, translating to MAGRGFGRGGRGFGRGMGHPRAPQKPVELFPKLEVGLPDKEVFDIESKSAIQLVLGSVRLRNYWSSSPYYLEETSSKEQSTDIERFCDRGKPKTTGKRDSITQFLQLNSQNFPRELIGGSNRERPSKRVRWNPDTDLQKLDLLEQMEQKNEGQEKGEKEKKEGEDEGDDDEDAQEAEEEFSDDGDYNQNFDFDDDEDDFNMDDRGDDEPFY from the exons ATGGCAGGGAGAGGATTCGGACGTGGAGGGAGGGGATTCGGACGTGGTATGGGCCATCCACGGGCACCCCAAAAACCTGTTGAGCTCTTCCCT AAGCTGGAAGTTGGGTTACCTGATAAAGAAGTCTTTGATATAGAGAGTAAGTCAGCAATTCAGTTGGTACTTGGCAGTGTAAGGCTACGAAATTATTGGAGCTCTTCTCCTTATTATCTCGAGGAGACTTCCTCAAAGG AGCAAAGCACGGACATAGAAAGATTTTGTGACCGGGGGAAACCAAAGACTACAGGAAAGCGTGATTCGATAACTCAATTCCTACAGCTTAATTCTCAGAATTTTCCCAGAGAACTTATTGGAG GTTCAAACAGGGAACGACCTTCTAAAAGAGTACGGTGGAATCCAGACACAG ACCTGCAGAAGTTGGATCTACTTGAACAAATGGAACAGAAGAATGAG GGCCAAGAGAAAggtgaaaaggagaagaaagaaggtgaagatgaaggtgatgatgatgaagatgcacAAGAAGCAGAGGAGGAATTCAGTGATGATGGAGATTATAATCAG AATTTTGATTTCGATGATGACGAAGATGATTTCAACATGGATGATCGAGGTGATG ATGAACCTTTTTATTGA
- the LOC119991072 gene encoding acid phosphatase 1-like → MAALVLHLLLSLFLATIANVEPHSHGIHNQIHLLRPQSGAGGSPVPGLSCQSWRLGVETHNIIGWATVPQECEGYVGHYMLGQQYRKDSKAVADEAIHFAESLKLAKDGKDIWVFDVDETTLSNLPYYAQHGFGVEPYNAKVFDEWVIQAKAVVLPESLRLYRKLLSLGIKPVFLTGRTEDKRNVTTTNLKNAGYHTLEMLILKGSNYSGKTATEYKSNERRNLEMKGFRIVGNSGDQWSDLLGTNVGNRTFKLPDPMYYIS, encoded by the exons ATGGCAGCATTAGTACTACACTTGTTGCTCTCCTTGTTTCTTGCTACAATAGCAAATGTTGAACCTCATTCCCATGGCATCCACAACCAAATCCATCTCCTCCGCCCACAATCCGGGGCTGGCGGCAGCCCCGTCCCCGGCCTTTCCTGCCAGAGCTGGCGTTTAGGGGTTGAAACTCACAACATTATTGGGTGGGCGACGGTTCCACAAGAGTGTGAAGGTTATGTTGGACACTACATGTTAGGCCAACAGTACAGGAAAGACTCAAAAGCGGTGGCCGATGAGGCTATTCATTTTGCAGAAAGTCTGAAGCTGGCCAAGGACGGCAAGGACATTTGGGTTTTTGATGTTGATGAGACCACCCTCTCTAATCTGCCTTATTATGCTCAACATGGATTTGG GGTGGAGCCATACAATGCCAAGGTGTTTGACGAATGGGTAATTCAAGCCAAAGCAGTAGTATTGCCAGAAAGTCTGAGGTTGTACAGAAAACTTCTGTCTCTTGGAATCAAGCCTGTTTTTCTAACTGGAAGAACTGAAGACAAAAGGAATGTTACAACCACCAATCTGAAGAATGCTGGCTACCACACTTTGGAGATGCTTATACTCAA GGGGTCGAATTATTCAGGGAAAACAGCAACGGAATACAAATCAAATGAGAGGAGAAATTTGGAGATGAAGGGATTTAGAATCGTTGGAAACAGTGGTGATCAATGGAGTGACTTATTGGGGACCAATGTAGGCAATCGAACATTCAAGTTACCCGATCCAATGTACTATATTAGCTAA
- the LOC119990620 gene encoding nuclear poly(A) polymerase 4-like → MVCPEGLTWAASSTPEPKQHGVTKPISVAGPTDVDIRRSRELEKFLVNSGLYESKEEAAKREEVLGRLRQIVKCWVQQLTRLRGYTDQMVEDANAVIFTFGSYRLGVHGPGADLDTLCIGPSYVNREEDFFFVLHDILAEMEEVTELQPVPDAHVPVMKFKFNGISIDLLYASISQLLVPDDLDISDLSVLYDVNEPTVRSLNGCRVADQILKLIPNVENFRTTLRCLKFWAKRRGVYSNVTGFLGGVNWALLVARVCQLYPNAVPSMLVSRFFRVYTQWRWPNPVMLCEIEEDELGFSVWDPRKNPRDRTHHMPIITPAYPCMNSSYNVSTSTLRVMMEQFEYGNKICEEIELNKAKWSALFEPYLFFESYKNYLQVDIVAANVDDLRAWRGWVESRLRQLTLMIERDTYGKLQCHPYPHEYVDSSKPCAHSAFFMGLQRKQGEIVQEGQQFDIRGTVDEFRHSVNMYMFWKPGMEIYVSHIRRRQLPSYVIPDGFKRSRHPRVSVQHPSVKQSSGDGYSSQSGSSERSRKRKNGSVFLDLQQDVSDKRQSTSPQRLGSVSPEINIHKSDNASSDCLASSLMGREKIAEGDYTCWADGMSSVVGSIGVEVRHKAVDGASNTDLTSREGNGESRCSPNSSTVTSLESEDGLYSVFGRIASGGSEGSNGGMERSSEGSNGAGVSQSDSCGADFISHLHQEFLDGNGVLHCGLQDNIKTNDALAMVLKPMAGVDPEANAQKPVMRLRLASTA, encoded by the exons ATGGTTTGTCCAGAGGGATTGACTTGGGCGGCATCCTCGACGCCCGAGCCAAAGCAGCACGGCGTTACGAAGCCAATTTCCGTGGCGGGGCCTACAGATGTTGATATTCGTAGAAGCCGTGAGTTGGAGAAG TTCTTAGTGAATTCTGGTTTGTACGAGAGCAAGGAGGAGGCCGCAAAGAGGGAGGAGGTTCTCGGTAGACTTAGACAG ATTGTAAAATGTTGGGTGCAGCAACTTACACGCTTGAGAGGATACACAGATCAAATGGTTGAAGATGCAAATGCTGTCATTTTTACCTTTGGCTCTTATCGACTTGGG GTACATGGTCCTGGGGCTGACTTAGACACATTATGCATTGGGCCATCCTATGTGAATCGGGAG GAAGACTTCTTCTTTGTATTGCATGACATCCTGGCCGAAATGGAAGAAGTAACAGAACTACAACCAGTACCTGATGCTCACGTCCCTGTGATGAAATTTAAGTTTAATGGAATATCAATAGATCTCCTTTATGCAAGTATATCGCAGTTATTGGTTCCAGAT GACTTGGATATCTCTGATTTGTCTGTCCTGTATGATGTCAATGAGCCCACTGTTCGAAGCCTTAATGGTTGCAGGGTTGCGGATCAAATTCTTAAGCTCATTCCTAATGTTGAG AATTTTCGCACGACACTCCGATGTTTGAAGTTCTGGGCTAAGAGGCGCGGTGTTTATTCCAAT GTAACTGGATTTCTTGGTGGTGTGAACTGGGCTCTTCTTGTAGCTCGTGTGTGCCAGCTGTACCCTAATGCAGTTCCTAGTATGCTTGTTTCAAGATTTTTTAGGGTCTATACGCAATGGCGTTGGCCGAACCCTGTTATGCTATGTGAGATTGAGGAGGATGAACTTGGATTTTCAGTTTGGGATCCTCGTAAAAATCCTCGGGATCGAACTCATCACATGCCAATAATAACCCCTGCCTACCCTTGCATGAATTCTAGTTATAACGTTTCAACAAGTACCCTTCGGGTTATGATGGAGCAGTTTGAATATGGTAACAAGATTTGTGAG GAGATAGAGCTGAATAAAGCCAAGTGGAGTGCTCTTTTTGAGCCGTACTTGTTCTTTGAAAGCTATAAAAATTATCTTCAGGTTGACATAGTTGCTGCTAACGTTGATGACTTGCGTGCTTGGAGAGGATGGGTAGAATCTCGGTTGAGGCAGCTGACTCTGATG ATTGAGCGGGACACATATGGAAAGTTGCAGTGCCATCCTTACCCTCATGAGTATGTAGATTCATCCAAGCCATGTGCACATAGTGCCTTCTTTATGGGTTTGCAGAGGAAACAGGGGGAAATTGTTCAGGAAGGTCAGCAGTTTGATATTCGTGGCACAGTTGACGAATTTAGACATTCTGTAAATATGTACATGTTCTGGAAGCCTGGGATGGAAATCTATGTTTCCCATATACGTAGAAGGCAACTTCCTTCTTATGTCATCCCCGATGGTTTTAAACGATCCCGCCATCCTAGAGTCTCAGTGCAGCATCCATCTGTTAAACAATCTTCTGGGGATGGTTACTCAAGTCAGTCTGGGTCCTCTGAGAGAAGCCGTAAAAGGAAAAATGGTTCTGTTTTTTTAGATTTACAGCAAGATGTCTCAGATAAACGACAATCGACTAGCCCTCAGAGACTGGGCTCTGTTTCTCCTGAAATCAATATTCATAAGTCTGACAATGCGTCCTCGGACTGTTTGGCATCAAGCCTCATGGGAAGGGAAAAAATTGCTGAAGGTGATTATACATGTTGGGCTGATGGCATGAGTAGTGTGGTTGGATCAATTGGGGTGGAGGTGAGGCATAAGGCGGTTGATGGAGCATCTAACACAGATTTAACTAGCCGAGAGGGGAATGGTGAGAGTAGATGCTCCCCAAATTCCAGTACAGTCACATCCCTTgaaagtgaggatggattgtACTCAGTTTTTGGACGGATAGCTTCTGGTGGCAGTGAAGGTAGCAATGGAGGGATGGAGAGAAGCAGTGAAGGGAGTAATGGTGCAGGAGTGTCTCAAAGTGATTCCTGTGGTGCAGATTTCATCTCTCATTTACATCAAGAGTTTCTAGATGGAAATGGAGTATTGCATTGTGGATTGCAGGACAACATAAAG ACTAATGATGCACTTGCGATGGTGCTGAAACCCATGGCTGGAGTTGATCCAGAAGCTAATGCTCAGAAACCAGTGATGAG GTTGCGTCTTGCATCAACAGCGTGA